From the genome of Pseudomonadota bacterium, one region includes:
- the cobC gene encoding alpha-ribazole phosphatase family protein — translation MALTLVRHTTPQVAPGTCYGRLDLATAPSFPQESAAVLRALPPARPATLAASPLQRCRRLADVLGTHYGLAPVYLEGLLEMDFGIWEGVAWDLVPRDGLDAWAADFHHAAPHGGESVAAFTDRVAATLAQLLEAPAPVLVVTHAGVIRAALALQGYKDPWQYPLAFGEILTLTP, via the coding sequence GCCACACCACGCCGCAGGTCGCTCCGGGCACCTGCTACGGGCGCCTCGACCTAGCGACGGCGCCAAGCTTCCCGCAGGAATCGGCCGCAGTCCTGCGCGCATTGCCCCCCGCGCGACCGGCAACGCTGGCCGCAAGCCCCTTGCAGCGATGCCGTCGCCTGGCGGATGTGCTCGGTACCCACTATGGGCTGGCACCGGTCTACCTAGAGGGTCTCCTAGAGATGGACTTCGGTATCTGGGAAGGCGTCGCGTGGGACCTTGTGCCACGAGACGGACTCGATGCTTGGGCAGCGGATTTCCACCATGCAGCCCCACATGGGGGCGAAAGTGTAGCCGCGTTCACCGACCGTGTCGCCGCGACGCTTGCGCAGCTGCTTGAGGCGCCGGCGCCTGTACTTGTGGTAACCCATGCGGGAGTGATTCGGGCCGCACTAGCGCTGCAGGGATACAAAGACCCATGGCAATACCCGTTAGCCTTCGGCGAAATACTCACCCTGACGCCCTAG